From the genome of Triticum aestivum cultivar Chinese Spring chromosome 3B, IWGSC CS RefSeq v2.1, whole genome shotgun sequence, one region includes:
- the LOC123072271 gene encoding F-box/FBD/LRR-repeat protein At1g13570 isoform X2 produces MADPQFIIGTSISEMLAGMELDGEDPHTLDLGTNYLLYFLYDYLPHPPVSPTATLFPSGLPLLPDGVDRISRLPDAVLRGIVSRLPAKDAARTSALSSRWRPLWRAAPLSLVDSHLLPDGGAAGQFPIGVPSPRAVTAAVSRVLAAHPGPFRCVHLTRSTMEEHRGEMSRWLDILVAKGVQELVFANRPWPIDLRLPATIFGCASLTRLYLGVWRLPDTAAVPRGASFPNLKELGLCCCVMEDHDLAFMLERSPVLEFLVLMGSQTGVGLRLVSHSLRCVQLGFTMLEDIDVVDAPRLERLFQWQIVSPGQVAMNCSFRIKIGRAPNLRVLGYLKPGDQELGISNTVIAGAKECIVPSVQILGIEVQFGLRNAVKKVPGFLRCFPNLETLHVYSRRISEESTGKVNLKFWQEGGPMKCVVQSMKKVFFYEFQGLRSEVAFLKFIAERGRVLEQMVVVVASKCFSSGEDNVRAKLKPLTSANWSSKACKVELCKSTRTEPGSPIYSNKIASDFGFADPFDLLEYH; encoded by the exons atggccgaCCCGCAATTTATCATCGGCACCTCCATCTCCGAGATGCTCGCCGGCATGGAGCTAGACGGCGAGGACCCTCATACGCTGGACCTCGGCACAAACTATCTGCTCTACTTCCTGTACGACTACCTCCCGCACCCGCCGGTCTCCCCCACCGCCACCCTCTTCCCCTCCGGCTTGCCGTTGCTCCCCGACGGCGTCGACCGCATCAGCCGCCTCCCCGATGCGGTCCTCCGCGGAATCGTCTCCCGCCTCCCCGCCAAGGACGCCGCGCGCACCTCCGCCCTCTCCTCGCgctggcgccccctctggcgcgcGGCGCCCCTCTCTCTTGTCGACAGCCACCTGCTTCCGGACGGCGGCGCGGCCGGGCAGTTCCCCATCGGCGTTCCCTCTCCCCGTGCCGTCACCGCCGCGGTGTCCCGCGTCCTCGCGGCGCATCCGGGGCCCTTCCGCTGCGTCCACCTCACCCGCAGCACCATGGAGGAGCACCGGGGCGAGATGTCGCGCTGGCTCGACATCCTCGTCGCCAAGGGGGTCCAAGAACTCGTCTTTGCCAACCGCCCTTGGCCGATTGACCTGCGCCTCCCCGCCACGATCTTCGGCTGCGCCTCTCTCACCCGCCTCTATCTCGGCGTGTGGAGGCTCCCGGACACCGCCGCAGTGCCGCGCGGCGCCAGCTTCCCCAACCTCAAGGAGCTCGGTCTGTGCTGCTGTGTCATGGAGGACCATGATCTGGCCTTCATGCTTGAAAGAAGCCCCGTCCTGGAGTTCCTCGTCCTCATGGGGAGCCAGACCGGAGTGGGCCTCCGCCTCGTCAGCCACAGCCTGCGGTGCGTTCAGCTGGGATTCACCATGTTGGAGGACATCGACGTGGTGGATGCTCCTCGCCTGGAGAGGCTCTTTCAGTGGCAAATTGTGTCTCCGGGACAGGTCGCCATGAACTGCTCTTTCAGAATCAAGATTGGCCGTGCACCTAACCTCCGTGTGCTGGGATACCTTAAGCCAGGAGATCAAGAGCTGGGGATTAGCAACACCGTCATC GCTGGGGCCAAGGAGTGCATTGTGCCTAGTGTCCAGATTTTGGGCATAGAGGTGCAATTCGGCCTCCGCAATGCTGTCAAGAAAGTGCCTGGCTTTCTCAGATGCTTCCCTAACCTGGAGACGCTCCATGTCTAT TCCCGCCGCATATCTGAAGAGTCCACTGGCAAGGTCAATCTAAAGTTTTGGCAGGAGGGCGGTCCAATGAAATGCGTGGTGCAGAGCATGAAGAAGGTGTTCTTCTATGAGTTCCAAGGGTTGAGAAGCGAGGTTGCTTTCCTCAAGTTTATCGCGGAGAGAGGTCGGGTGCTGGAGCAGATGGTGGTCGTGGTGGCAAGCAAATGTTTCTCCTCTGGCGAGGATAATGTGAGGGCCAAGCTGAAGCCTCTAACGAGCGCGAATTGGAGCAGCAAAGCTTGCAAAGTAGAGTTGTGCAAGAGCACGCGCACTGAACCTGGAAGTCCTATTTACAGCAACAAGATAGCTTCTGATTTTGGGTTTGCTGACCCTTTTGACCTCCTCGAGTACCACTAG
- the LOC123072271 gene encoding F-box/LRR-repeat protein 13 isoform X1 — protein MADPQFIIGTSISEMLAGMELDGEDPHTLDLGTNYLLYFLYDYLPHPPVSPTATLFPSGLPLLPDGVDRISRLPDAVLRGIVSRLPAKDAARTSALSSRWRPLWRAAPLSLVDSHLLPDGGAAGQFPIGVPSPRAVTAAVSRVLAAHPGPFRCVHLTRSTMEEHRGEMSRWLDILVAKGVQELVFANRPWPIDLRLPATIFGCASLTRLYLGVWRLPDTAAVPRGASFPNLKELGLCCCVMEDHDLAFMLERSPVLEFLVLMGSQTGVGLRLVSHSLRCVQLGFTMLEDIDVVDAPRLERLFQWQIVSPGQVAMNCSFRIKIGRAPNLRVLGYLKPGDQELGISNTVIVAGAKECIVPSVQILGIEVQFGLRNAVKKVPGFLRCFPNLETLHVYSRRISEESTGKVNLKFWQEGGPMKCVVQSMKKVFFYEFQGLRSEVAFLKFIAERGRVLEQMVVVVASKCFSSGEDNVRAKLKPLTSANWSSKACKVELCKSTRTEPGSPIYSNKIASDFGFADPFDLLEYH, from the exons atggccgaCCCGCAATTTATCATCGGCACCTCCATCTCCGAGATGCTCGCCGGCATGGAGCTAGACGGCGAGGACCCTCATACGCTGGACCTCGGCACAAACTATCTGCTCTACTTCCTGTACGACTACCTCCCGCACCCGCCGGTCTCCCCCACCGCCACCCTCTTCCCCTCCGGCTTGCCGTTGCTCCCCGACGGCGTCGACCGCATCAGCCGCCTCCCCGATGCGGTCCTCCGCGGAATCGTCTCCCGCCTCCCCGCCAAGGACGCCGCGCGCACCTCCGCCCTCTCCTCGCgctggcgccccctctggcgcgcGGCGCCCCTCTCTCTTGTCGACAGCCACCTGCTTCCGGACGGCGGCGCGGCCGGGCAGTTCCCCATCGGCGTTCCCTCTCCCCGTGCCGTCACCGCCGCGGTGTCCCGCGTCCTCGCGGCGCATCCGGGGCCCTTCCGCTGCGTCCACCTCACCCGCAGCACCATGGAGGAGCACCGGGGCGAGATGTCGCGCTGGCTCGACATCCTCGTCGCCAAGGGGGTCCAAGAACTCGTCTTTGCCAACCGCCCTTGGCCGATTGACCTGCGCCTCCCCGCCACGATCTTCGGCTGCGCCTCTCTCACCCGCCTCTATCTCGGCGTGTGGAGGCTCCCGGACACCGCCGCAGTGCCGCGCGGCGCCAGCTTCCCCAACCTCAAGGAGCTCGGTCTGTGCTGCTGTGTCATGGAGGACCATGATCTGGCCTTCATGCTTGAAAGAAGCCCCGTCCTGGAGTTCCTCGTCCTCATGGGGAGCCAGACCGGAGTGGGCCTCCGCCTCGTCAGCCACAGCCTGCGGTGCGTTCAGCTGGGATTCACCATGTTGGAGGACATCGACGTGGTGGATGCTCCTCGCCTGGAGAGGCTCTTTCAGTGGCAAATTGTGTCTCCGGGACAGGTCGCCATGAACTGCTCTTTCAGAATCAAGATTGGCCGTGCACCTAACCTCCGTGTGCTGGGATACCTTAAGCCAGGAGATCAAGAGCTGGGGATTAGCAACACCGTCATCGTG GCTGGGGCCAAGGAGTGCATTGTGCCTAGTGTCCAGATTTTGGGCATAGAGGTGCAATTCGGCCTCCGCAATGCTGTCAAGAAAGTGCCTGGCTTTCTCAGATGCTTCCCTAACCTGGAGACGCTCCATGTCTAT TCCCGCCGCATATCTGAAGAGTCCACTGGCAAGGTCAATCTAAAGTTTTGGCAGGAGGGCGGTCCAATGAAATGCGTGGTGCAGAGCATGAAGAAGGTGTTCTTCTATGAGTTCCAAGGGTTGAGAAGCGAGGTTGCTTTCCTCAAGTTTATCGCGGAGAGAGGTCGGGTGCTGGAGCAGATGGTGGTCGTGGTGGCAAGCAAATGTTTCTCCTCTGGCGAGGATAATGTGAGGGCCAAGCTGAAGCCTCTAACGAGCGCGAATTGGAGCAGCAAAGCTTGCAAAGTAGAGTTGTGCAAGAGCACGCGCACTGAACCTGGAAGTCCTATTTACAGCAACAAGATAGCTTCTGATTTTGGGTTTGCTGACCCTTTTGACCTCCTCGAGTACCACTAG